The DNA segment ATTTTGGGATCCAACCCAACCAAAATCAATATGTCATATATTAAAAGTTTGTTTtgtatatcatatttttattatagtTTGTTGACCTATTTAGAAACTCAAATATCAGAAAAATAATATATGGATCTTTCAtgttttagtaaaaataaaaataaaaagctaaattatttataaataaattagtaatttaaaaatataaaattttaaaaaattattataaaggtccATTTGGTtacaattaatttaaaaaaaaatttaaagcatTTGGATTATTTCTTGAGGTTGATATTCTGATTTTAAGGTCCAACCAAATTTTGGGTAGTATATATCAACAATTGACTTTTTTACGTTCATACTTTTACTATAGCTTATTGACCTATTTAAAgctaaattactaaaaaaaaaaagaagaagcatgAAATCATCATGATTTGGTGAAAAtgagaagaaaacaagaaaacactAAACTTTTCAGATTCTgaacaaattaaaaaaatctctaaattagaaattttattgtAGAGGTTCATATGCTTGCAATTTCAAACTTCTCTAAAAATTTTGTAGCATTTAGACTATTCCTTGAGATTTATTTTTGGGTTcaacaaaaatcaatatataTCATATACCATGAGTTAACTTTTGTGAtcatacttttatcgtagtttgtCGATCTATTTAAACGCtcaaatatttaaaaaagaaaaaaaaaaactaaattattcaaattttgaattaatcattaaaaaatataaaaaattttataaattagaaaATTTGTTGCAATTGAAacttttataaaaattttatagtagTTGAACTATTCGTTATAGTTAATACTTTAATTTTAGGGTTCAACCCAAATCAAGGTAAAGTTGACTTTTGTGAATTTATCATAATTTTTGGACCTTTTTATAAGATCAAACATCAAATAATAttgcataaatataaatttttatcttAGCTTATGTCATTCGCTTGTGGAATctagaaatatctatagaaatacTGTATGATTACTTATCTAATCACTTCCTaaggaaatattttttattcttgataAGATTGATATTCAGAAATTAGGTGAGACAACATCATCTTCGGATCGAAGCTAATTGTCAAATTGGCTCGATTTTGACACTCGTATCATATACTTGAATGACTATTGCGATGAAGAACATATATGATAATATTGAGCTAAGTACTTGCTAATTATACGAATGCTGTCGAATAATGAGAGGTGTTAAACACACTACTTTCTTACACTCAAGATTATAACTGTTCCTATAATGATCCTATTACCAAAGCCCCAAAATTATTTTGTATATACAAACGTTGCAGAGTTTAGCCAAATTGTTGAATTCACTTACAGGAGAATCCTCTTGTCTTCTCTTGATAATAACTTATAGAGATCAAAATCTATTTTCCTGACATGAACTTAAATACCAGGTACATATATTATCACCCCAGATCACTAACTTTACAGACATGCAAAGCATGGACACAAGAACTTCTTAGCTATTACAGgataattaatatataataatatccTGCACAACACTGGGGTCCAACATTTTTTTGAAATAAGTTCTGCAAGTATTCTTTTTTCCTATTACATAAAAATCTTGGAAGACCATTAGTTCGTTAATCAACTTGTGTGAATTCCAGTGCGTTGCCATCTGGGTCTCGCGTAAAGATCGCGGGCCTTCCTGAGCGACTAAGTGTGTAGCCGATCCCTAAAACCAGAGAGAGAATATGTAAAGATTTTGTTAATATTGTACAAACAAATGAGTATCAGAGTTTAGTGACCTGAGGTTAAGTCGGCAGAGCAATAGCATGATATTCTAGTAGCAAAACTATACAAATACAGTTATACTATTTGATCGAATTAAGGTTCATCTGCAGTTACTTGATCAGTTTCTGCATATAATTACAATCAGGACTAAAAATATGAGTCatcattgaattgttttgaattcaAGGTGCATTGTCAAGTGTCAAACACCACTGAAACCTTATAATTATTAGTCATGGCAAGGAAAACATCTTGCATGGGACCACAAATTGGGAAAGAACAAAAGATTATGCAAAAGCACATATCAGGATTGTCAGGTAAAGATAGTTCGACACAATTTATTATCAGAGTTACCGCTAATTCTGAGAGCGAGACTACATCAGTCGTGATCTATGCAATCTGCTATTTCCGTACAACTTAAATGTGAAATATCCACTGTTAACATGTCCTCAACAAATTACTACATAGAAACACAACAAAGCATGGTTATAACTGAAATATTCAAATATAGAGCTTCTCAATGAACACCTACCAGCTTTATCAAATATTGCTTTAAGCTTGGAAACATCTCGAATTGCAATACAAGCATGACGATCTCGGCCACCATGCTCAGGGCGTCCTGTCAAGGGATCAGGATTTGGAAGCTCCATCAAATGAATCATCTCGGAACCCACCCAGAGCCAAGCGCCTCTATATGGAAGTTTTTCGTGTGGCCTTGCTTTATTAATCTCAAGACCTGATTTTGTGATTAAAATGTCAGATAAAACTAATGGAATGAATATGCCTGAGCTACAGAGAATGAAGAATGACATACCAAGAAGGTCCTTATAAAAAGCAAGTGACTTTTCAAGGTTTTCACAAAGCAAACCAACATGGTGAATGCTGACAACTCCATAATCTGTATCTGTGCATCATAAAGGAAGTTCCTTCAGAGAGAAAAATTAGAGTAGGAGACACATGTAATTCGTAGGATATGGACGTCATGTCCAGGAGATGATATCTAACATCTGAACTTTGaagtttcattaatcaagaaaataagaaaaaacatTGTAACATAAAAAGAGCAACACGATTGTGAACTAATCATAAGGGTAGAGGATTCAAAGTAACATTTCCAATATTTCCCTCATAGACTTTGATTTTGTTTAGTGGTGAGTTGTATAGCAGCTTACACTGCATACCTGTGCACTTATAAGAACCTCTGATCATGtagatgtgatatatgatattgGATGGTCAAACACAGTGTTGTGTTGTGATATAGCTCTATTGCACGTAAACATACGACTTGTACCTGGTTAATGAGAAAGAACTCAGCTGGAATTGGGGTGTGACAAACTGACATTTAGCATAATGTTTTGACACAGTTGTTTACCATACCATGTCCGACATACATAATCTAGAGTATTAGCGAAAACACAAGAACCTTACATATAATCTAGGATCAACAACAATTTGTTCCGGCAATCCTTGATGATTCTATTGTAAGCCTTCGTCTTAGTCCCACAAAAGGAGCTTAAGACTTTTTAATGTTGCTAGTCTTCCAAATCCAGATGCTGATATTGTCATCCCAATCATGCAAGAGTATCCAGCTAGACAAAACTCCTTAGCTAGATAATTCATTATCCTTCTTCCAGCCATCTTACTTCTCCATCAACATTATTGCTGAAACTTCAGTTACCTGAGCCTAATTGTCTGTCTATTCCCctcaaatctcaagtaattttAGACCTCTGTTAAGGCATCCTCCGATCATCAAAGGACCCTCTCCAATTTCTCAAACAAGACAACTTGCCCTCCTCTAGCTGATATATGCAGATCCTAATATCGATTTTTGGTCAATTTTTCGGACAACATATGTAGATAAAAGGCTCTTCTTGAACGCATGCCATGAGGAAATAATCAGATCTGTAGAACTCTACAATGAACCTACCATCAGCATCCTTGGCTACTTCATTGGCGACAAGATCCTTCTCCGCCGATACCATGGCTTTACCCACCGAACGGAATCGATGATTCTTATCTTCTAGGGCAATCGAGCGGTGGCGACAGGCTAATATCAGAGTGGGGGCTTTGGAGACGAGGATTTTATGCCTCAACTGTCGAGAGAAGACGAGAAAGATATCATCTTTGCCTGCTTAAATCATTCAAGAAGACGAAGTGGATCGTCGATCGACGCTTACCGGAGCCGAAGGAGGAGAGAAGGGGGACGAGAGGCACCGGATCGCCATTGTTGCGCTCGCGACCGCTCCTTGATTTCCCACCAAGATATATATGTGGAAACGGAACCACGGAACACAGAAACATATACTGAAGGACACGATTCCCTCACACCAGGGAAGCGTCCTTCACCTCCGGTGTGGTCCACTATTTACCGTGAAACGGTTTCCCAATCCTCTCCGGCTTTAATTGGCTGTCGCGTGGTTGTAATGGTTGATTATGAGGAATTAAGGTAATTAATattaatttctttctaaaaaataAGTAATTATCCAAAACTAATTTGATTTCTCATATATCAcataaattttcctttttatgtcacAAATAATAACATACGTTTCATAAATTGCCCAAAAAGTTATTATTTCATAGTgctaattattattttctttatttcccATTATTATACATATGCTTAACTCAATATTTAATTCATATAAATtcctataaaattatctttggagTTTCTGTAGTTGAAACAAATGTCAGAATTACAGCTATTTTTGTAAGATCTGACCATTTCTGTAGCCCATTCCAATTTTGTGGAACTATTTAGCTTGTTATGACCTCCATTGATCTCTATCTTCCTTGTTCTTGCTAATCATTTATTGTAAAATTTCTTTGATGTTAAAACTATGAAAAGAATCTCATAATTGGTTAAAAAGAAACTCATATATAGCCAATCAAATTATTGAACCAACCAAATCTTGTCATCCATGGAAACAAGGCCACCTTGGTTTGACCAGAAATTTATCCAGTGTTGCAAAAGAGATTTAGCATTAAGAACTGAAAGAAATACATGCACAGGTACTTAGATGCAAGAGAAACCCTAGCCTAGGAATGGGCATGAACCAGTCCAGGATCAGGAAACAATCCAAAATCTACTTTTGGCAAGCTAGTTTACAAGAAGTGGTTGTTTCTTGAGGTTAAAGACAAGAATGCAAGCCACTTGAGCATTGCTTCACCATGTTCACAATGTACATCACAGACCCAAGATTCAGCACCAGGAAGAAACTATCAGATAAGATAGGCAATTTGTATCTTCTCTATCCTTAACTGCAGTGTAAAGCTTTCAGGAAGTGAAAGTAACAAACTGGAGAAAGATTTCTCAAGATGTACAGCCCAGGGGAAAAAGGAAAAGTCATGCTATGGTGAAACAACCTCTATGGGCAGCAGCAATTGCACACCACAGATGTATGGCCTCTCATCTCGCAAATGATCTTAGCTTGCGATTTCTTTGCCTGCAAAAGATTCAGAAAGTAACTAAAAGTGGCATCAAATACCCAGAACTGGCTAGTCAATATACTCTTCCTAACCGAAACAAATCCTTCTTTTCGTCAGCTAATGACTCCTCGAATGAGATATCAGGAAGTTCTGCAGACTCGTCTGGTTCAGCCTTCTGCTCCATGCTTGGGCTAACCTCGAAGCATCTACAGAAGCATGTCAGATGGACTTTAGAATCACATGATCATTATGGTAGAACGTGACTGAAGAAGGATGTGTCCGTATATTTACATAAGCAGGTGAGAGGTTGAGTTGGTCTTGAAGTAGATTATGAACAGTTGCATCTTACTCTCATATCCTGTGTACGGTCCATAGTTTGAAGATCTGCAGGCACAGAAAGATCCATCCTACTGGACGTGCAGAAGAAAAATACTAGCTGCTTGTGGTCAACCAAAAATTTCTTGTATAACTGTTGGCAAAGACAATCAAAAGAAGATCTGTCGACTTTGTATAGTAATGCCTTCTTTATTTTAAAACTCCTTTGAACAATCTCAGACCTGCAGAACAGAAGATGCATGATATCTTCTAATGACATAGTAACAATAAATAACAGCAAGCTACTTGGCTACCTGTAAAGTGACGACATACTTGTGCCGCAATTCATTTCTTGCCTCGACCAGACATTTGATGAACTGACCAACCTACATAAAAGAATCCTAATTATGCTTGTGTCTTCAAGACTATTGCCTTGCACCACACAATACCATAAGCATGGACATAGCAGCAAAAAGTGACAGCAAAAAAAGAAATTATAGTTCCACATTATGAGacgataaaaaaatatcaatttgaATGCACGTGTCCTTGTTCATCCAAAAATAATTTTTCGCTACATGTGTTCACAGTTCACACATTCAGATGTTGTTAGATGTAACAAATCTGGCATCACTGAAAACCTTCTTTACCATTTGATGCACCATACACTCACAATCATCCAACTCGTAGGTCGATGCCCGTGAGTGAAACACCTTCCCATGAATTGTCTGTCCCCAAATATATCCAAATGTTTAATGTTGACGATAAGCAATTCTTAAACCAAGTATTTAGTTCACATTTAGGAAATATCCAAGTATCACTTTCCACTAGGTTTCCAATAAGAAAGTGGTATACAATACATTTATGGTTGAAGattatatctttcaagtgcaaatGTTGtatactccttttttttttttgtgtgtatttCCTCTAATAAAGTGCTAGGGCAATGGAAAATTTGATTACCCAAAAAGCATCGAGaactaaagaaagaaataaaatccccaattttaaTCTTCTGGCATACTAAATCatctatataattaattaattaatcaattatACAAATTTGAGCCTCAGGTCTCCAATGGCTGGTTCTCTTATTCCCCATCTTCAGTACATGGAACATTATGCAAATGGGCTGATGAGTGCTGATCCCATAACTTTTCTCAATGAATCGTTCTTTTAGAATATAAATGATTAAGCTTGTAATTCACATTTACTAGTCAATATAATGAAAACACTTACTAGAAAGTGTGAGGACTTTCCATAAACAATGCGAGGTTGAAACCTATGTCATCTTACATATTTTCCTTAATTATTTGTACAGTGACTGTTAAGGGTGAAAAGTTACCCAATCTTACAACTTCCTATGGTTAGGTGTTGTGTTGGGACTTTATAGcttcgttgttgttgttgttgttgccgtGGTTGTATGAGCGTTGTGTTGCAACAATTAGTAAAGAAGAAAATTCCTGGATTCCACAGAAAAAAAAGAACTTGAGATTAAGATGTTCTGTGAATGAACCGACAACCGGATGGAATCAATCAACATCAGAGTGGTAGAAAATCTCCAGCAGCATGGCATCAACAACATCTCCAATTTGTTTCTTACACGACAGCAAAATATCATATCCTATAAATTTGTGGCCTTTATTCTCTTCTCCTCCAATTGCAACATGGATTGACGACCTCAAGCAAACTAATTCATGCTCTTCACTAAAATTTCTATGAGAAACACGAAAGAGAAAGGTAAAAGTTCGAGGGGGGAAGCAAGAAAACCCGAGCTATCGTCAATGTCTTAGCTTTATTCGGCTTGACGATCTCATCATGATGCAGCTTGATCTTCCTCTGCGTCGAGCTCGCGGACTAGTAGAACAGGTAAATGCACCCCGTTTTTCCCGCCTCCCGCCTCTCCCATTCCATTCGCCGTCGTCGCTGCGACGTCCCTCCCCACCCTCCGATTCTCAGAGATACTCCACCATATTCTTCCTCGCCTTATTCCTCCGGCCCTTCTCCTCACTGCCCGCCGGTTGCTCCGCCGCCTCCTTCTATCGGCCGTCGTGGCCATCCCGGGTAGGCAAGGGTGGTCTCCAGGAGGGAAGGCCGCCGCAGCGGAGGTAAAGGAGctctttttcttatatatatctGTATGTGTGTGTGAAATTAACATTCGGAAGAACAAATATGCTATTTCAAAGATTTGAAAGGGTACATTTGcaaaaacaacaaaacaaaacccTCGCTGGAAGAGAACAGGAAAACAGAAAGGCCAAAACAGAGCAACCATGAAACGGCACAAAGGTTTGggcggaggagagagagagagagagaagagggatcGGAGACATTACCGGAGAGGGACTCACGTGCTCTTGGGTTTCTTTGGACGCAGGGAACTCGAGGAAGAAGGCGAAGATAGTGGTTCCCCCTCCCTCCTCCGCGCCTGACCCTTCCCCTCATTCTAAGCGGTCTCCGCCGCCGCCTCTCCCGCCGCCGCCCGCTAGGTTGTTCCCCAACTACCCTTCGCCTTTCTCGACCTCTTCGACCCCTCTCCCCCCGCCGTCCATGCCGAGGAAGAGCTTTCTTCGCCGCATCCTGCCGCTCGTCTTGGTCGGCTCCGCAGGTCGCCTTTCCGTgctgttttcttgctttcattgttgTGAATTCATGTCGTTGATCACGATTTACCTTTTTCTTGCCACATTCAATATGCTTTTTCTTGCTGGTTTCCTCATCGGTTTTCGTTTTTTTTATGCCTTTGAATCGAGCAAAATGAATCTTGCTTTCATTGTTGTGAATTCATGTCATTGATCAcgatttctctttttcttgccaCATTCAGTATGCTTTTTCTTGCTGGTTTCCTCATCGGTTTTcgtttttttttgtctttgaatCGAGCAAAATGAATCTTTTTAGGGTTTTATTGCCATATTTTATACTCAAAACAAAGCAGTTGAATTCTAATGAACCGAAATACGGAGGATCCGGCTGAACCTTATCTGCTACTGCAAATTCGATTATACTCAAAACAAAGCAGTTATGCATCAATTCGATTATACTGATTATGAATTTTAGTAACTATGCATCACTAAAATATGTTATGCATTTAGCTGATATATTATTGTAATTAATTGATTTTTGCACTAGCTCCTTACACCACTTCTATATCATGACTTTTGGCTAGTTAGTGTGTGATCTGGAGTGGTGTTCTTGAATATGGAAAGCTTGACTTTTCAAGATAATGTGTTGAACCCTAGGTTTTGTATAAGGCAAAATACTGAAACAAGAGGAAGGCTTCATCGAGCAAGGCAATTAATCTTCTCTCTTGCTATTTTTATTGTGATTGACAAGTTGAATTACATGCATCATAGCCTAGAAACAGTGGGCATTGGTGTTACCCTGGGGTGTTCTAGAAAAATTAACTATAGACAAGCATCTATAATGAAGCATCAGGATGATAAATTTGAAGTAAATATAACTGTTATTGAATTGATAACCATATGCTAATGATGTTGGTCAGTCTAGTGGGACAGAGATCAATGGCATTTGAAAGTGGATGCAGTTAACTTGCCATCTGTTGCCTAGATGTCAAATTTTAGGCATGTATTGACAATATCAATTAACGATAAAGTATATATTCTACAATTTTTGGAGGTATCAAGACTCTTCATTATTTCTCTGTTGGTGTTATTGTAATAGGTAATGAGCAATAAAATGTTCAATACCCAACGGGAGGACTGGAATGTGACATTTCTGTAGCCAAGTTTCCGTTCGCCTTTTGGAGAATCAgtttattttgtttcatcttttCCATTGGTCTACCTTTtccaaaaagtaaaaaaattcttCTGACTTCAGCTTGTCATACATATGAGTCGCTGTGAATTGAATGGAATTTGCCTTGCAAATCCTCTATTATAGATTTCAATCGACTTGTTTCTATTGTTTCCATTTGTCAGAAATAttcttattaattattattatttttcattcgGTAGCCATTTAATTATTCAGTTTATTTCTTTATACTATTATCTATAATATTTATATGAGATGATGATACAAGTCTAAAATGATTCCTATGATAGCTTAAACAAAATTGATTTTGTGGAGGTATGAACATCTCTTAGTATCTTCACCAGAGGTGCTGTGCTGCCTTGAAACAATTATGTATGTGAGTCAAACAAGAATGAACATATGGTTGTGATTTTCTTGAGCTTAATAATATTTATGCGATCTTGAACGAGCCTGACCTGAATATGATCTTAAGTTCAAGCTGCTTGTGAACACCAAACTATCCAAAGTAGGGTGGGACGAAAGGAGGGAGGGTTTAGAAGGAGgtggttaaagaaaaatgatgggGGAAGAGAGGAAGGTGTTAAAAGGTTTTTAGAGggtaaaagaaagagagaatatatGGTACAATAGGAAGGGATTTAGTGTTTCTAACCTAATTATATAGCCTACAACTTAATCCCAACACTTGTTATCAAAGatcaaatatacatatgtatcacAGTATCCTTTTTTTCCTAAACCAAAATCTTACATAGTTAAACCTGATTACAGTACAAACCTGAGTTAGCTAAGCTTTTATGAATATAGTGTGTTTCTGATTGTATGTTAAGTAATTTGAGCATTTTTTAGCATGCCAATCTCTTGCATTAATAAGATTTCCATATCTCTCTGCTCATGTTGATGTGTGATACTAATAAGTAATTCTACAAAATGCAGCTTTTGCATATATGGCGACATCAAAGAAGATTGTAACAGAGAAAGATGGAAAAACTGGCCTAGAGTTTTCTTCTCTTCCACCTCAGAGTACAGAAACTACCAGTTCCTGATTGATCAGCCTATGGAGACTTTCCCTACATGCTTTTTAGTTGAAACCACTTGGTTTTCATTTGGATTGGAATTAAATATTGACTAATTAGACAAAAGGTTAATTTCGTTTAGATTTTCTGAGTCTTTTAAGAGTCAAAATTCTATGTTTGagatttgtgtgtgtgtatatatatatatatatatatatatatatatatatatatatatatatatatatatatatatatatatatacacctcaGTGAATGGTCATCATTTGGGCGCTTATCACCTTGTTCCATCGAGACAGGAAACACGGTTTTTGCCTCGCACATGCCCACGCGGCTGTCTCGCGTTATGTCAGTGGGAGGCCTGATGACATCAGCTACACGCAGTCAAAATCGTGTTCCCTGCCTCGGCCGAGGCGAGCGAGCTGACTCGATGACTTACTATTTAGGTCACATTATGAATAGCCATGTCGGCGTCGTCTTCTGGTTAAATGTGAAGTACTTTCTCCCACcatcacgagagagagagagagagaggtaggcaTGGTGTGCATTGTCACGTAGCTCCCTGCCATATGACTCTTGGATTTGGGAATGCCCACTCGAAAGCTACATTTTGTTGGACGCACCCCCATCAATCATCGAGCCTCCCCTCCCCTCATTACCTCAGGCACTGTGACGGCGTTATCAAGATCGAATGGCGCTCCTCCTGCGTATCCTCTCTTCTCCTCTCATACAATTTGACTGCAGCTTCGCAGGTATGACCTAATGCTTCAGAGATG comes from the Musa acuminata AAA Group cultivar baxijiao chromosome BXJ1-10, Cavendish_Baxijiao_AAA, whole genome shotgun sequence genome and includes:
- the LOC135596264 gene encoding uncharacterized protein LOC135596264; the protein is MAIRCLSSPFSPPSAPLRHKILVSKAPTLILACRHRSIALEDKNHRFRSVGKAMVSAEKDLVANEVAKDADDTDYGVVSIHHVGLLCENLEKSLAFYKDLLGLEINKARPHEKLPYRGAWLWVGSEMIHLMELPNPDPLTGRPEHGGRDRHACIAIRDVSKLKAIFDKAGIGYTLSRSGRPAIFTRDPDGNALEFTQVD